A genomic stretch from Falco naumanni isolate bFalNau1 chromosome 8, bFalNau1.pat, whole genome shotgun sequence includes:
- the LOC121093125 gene encoding 5-hydroxytryptamine receptor 5A-like — translation MAEPLSPCAPRGQCQPSVGANASSANGDTNASSAASALVGGSTWRGREPFSIFTILVLTLLVLLTVATFLWNLLVLATILRVKAFHRVPHNLVASTAVSDVLVAALVMPLSLVKELSAGQRWRLGRELCLVWVCFDVLCCTASIWNVTAIALDRYWSITRHLQYTLVTRRRISNFMIALTWVLSAAISLAPLFGWGETYSPEQERCQVSQEPSYTIVSTGGAFYLPLCVVLFVYWKIYKAARFRGGGRRRNAVVPVPEAAQVKEASHEPQMVFTARHAAITFQTDGETWREQKEKKAALMVGILIGVFVLCWIPFFITELISPLCSCNIPPVWKSIFLWLGYSNSFFNPLIYTAFNKNYNNAFKNLFVKQK, via the exons ATGGCAGAGCCCCTGAGCCcctgcgccccgcggggccaGTGTCAGCCTAGCGTGGGTGCCAACGCCTCGTCAGCCAACGGGGACACCAACGCCTCCTCGGCTGCCTCGGCGCTGGTGGGCGGCAGCACGTGGAGGGGCCGGGAGCCCTTCTCCATCTTCACCATCCTCGTCCTGACCCTGCTGGTGCTCCTGACTGTGGCCACCTTCCTGTGGAACCTGCTGGTGCTGGCCACCATCCTGCGAGTGAAGGCTTTCCACCGGGTGCCACACAACCTGGTGGCCTCCACGGCAGTGTCGGACGTGCTAGTGGCGGCCCTGGTGATGCCGCTGAGCCTGGTGAAGGAGCTGTCGGCTGGCCAGCGGTGGCGGCTGGGCCGGGAGCTCTGCCTCGTCTGGGTCTGCTTCGACGTGCTGTGCTGCACGGCCAGCATCTGGAACGTGACTGCCATCGCCCTGGACCGCTACTGGTCCATCACCCGCCACCTGCAGTACACGCTGGTCACCCGCCGCCGCATCTCCAACTTCATGATCGCTCTCACCTGGGTGCTCTCCGCCGCCATCTCCCTTGCCCCCCTCTTTGGCTGGGGGGAGACCTACAGCCCCGAGCAGGAGCGCTGCCAGGTCAGCCAGGAGCCCTCCTACACCATCGTCTCCACTGGTGGGGCTTTCTACCTGCCTCTCTGCGTGGTGCTCTTCGTCTACTGGAAGATCTACAAGGCCGCCAGGTTCCGCGGGGGGGGCCGCAGGAGGAACGCCGTGGTGCCCGTGCCCGAGGCTGCCCAG gTGAAGGAAGCTTCGCATGAACCACAGATGGTGTTTACAGCTCGTCATGCAGCTATCACTTTCCAGACAGATGGAGAAACATggagagaacagaaagagaaaaaggcagctCTGATGGTTGGCATCTTAATTGGAGTTTTTGTACTGTGCTGGATCCCTTTCTTCATCACAGAATTAATAAgtcccctctgctcctgcaaCATCCCACCCGTctggaaaagcatctttctttgGCTTGGCTATTCCAACTCTTTCTTTAATCCTCTTATTTATACAGCATTTAACAAAAATTACAACAATGCCTTCAAGAACCTTTTTgtaaagcagaagtaa